The following coding sequences are from one Streptomyces sp. NBC_00536 window:
- a CDS encoding COX15/CtaA family protein, producing MHKAPPTIGGVFSPLAYIASRWTPSPRTVQRAALTAVLMSVVIVVTGGAVRLTGSGLGCDTWPKCTDDSLFATPAQGFHGAIEFSNRMLTYVLCAAVGWGIIAARSAAPWRRSLTKLGWLQFAIVMGNAVLGGITVMTGLNPYSVAGHFLLATSLITVTTVTWQRTREGDTAPRPRVPAPVRKLSWAMLAATLVLIAAGTVVTGTGPHAGDSSDIKRMPFDWSTTAHVHAVAAWLVCALAVAMWLVLRVVDAPDDTRARARDLLIVLLAQGAIGYVQFFTKVPEALVAAHMLGSCLVWIAVLRVALSLRERPAERAEIPSQPDPALSAAV from the coding sequence TTGCACAAGGCGCCGCCTACGATAGGGGGCGTGTTCTCCCCCCTCGCTTATATCGCCAGCCGCTGGACGCCGTCACCGCGCACCGTCCAGCGGGCCGCGCTGACCGCGGTCCTGATGAGTGTGGTCATCGTCGTCACCGGCGGCGCGGTCCGCCTGACCGGCTCCGGGCTGGGCTGCGACACCTGGCCCAAGTGCACCGACGACAGCCTGTTCGCGACGCCGGCCCAGGGCTTCCACGGTGCGATCGAGTTCAGCAACCGCATGCTGACGTACGTCCTGTGCGCGGCCGTCGGCTGGGGCATCATCGCGGCCCGCTCGGCCGCGCCGTGGCGCCGGTCGCTGACGAAGCTCGGATGGCTGCAGTTCGCCATCGTGATGGGGAACGCGGTACTCGGCGGCATCACCGTGATGACGGGCCTCAACCCCTACAGCGTGGCGGGCCACTTCCTGCTCGCCACCTCGCTGATCACCGTCACCACCGTCACCTGGCAGCGCACCCGCGAGGGCGACACGGCGCCGCGGCCGCGCGTTCCCGCGCCGGTGCGCAAGCTGTCATGGGCGATGCTCGCGGCGACGCTGGTGCTGATCGCGGCGGGCACGGTGGTCACCGGTACCGGTCCGCACGCGGGGGACAGCAGCGACATCAAGCGGATGCCGTTCGACTGGTCCACCACCGCGCACGTGCACGCCGTCGCGGCCTGGCTCGTGTGCGCGCTGGCCGTCGCGATGTGGCTGGTGCTGCGGGTGGTGGACGCCCCGGACGACACCCGGGCGCGCGCCCGCGACCTGCTGATCGTGCTGCTCGCCCAGGGCGCCATCGGGTACGTCCAGTTCTTCACCAAGGTGCCGGAGGCCCTGGTCGCCGCCCACATGCTCGGCTCCTGCCTGGTGTGGATCGCCGTCCTGCGGGTCGCCCTGAGCCTGCGCGAACGCCCCGCCGAGCGGGCGGAGATCCCGTCCCAGCCGGACCCGGCGCTCTCGGCTGCGGTCTGA
- a CDS encoding heme o synthase: MTAVESRPAGVLGTPSGHRPFGARAMAFVALTKPRIIELLLITTVPVMFLAEQGVPSLWLVLVTCFGGYLSAGGANALNMYIDRDIDALMDRTSQRPLVTGMVSPRECLVFGISLGVVSTLFFGLLVNWLSAALSLGALLFYVVVYTMLLKRRTSQNIVWGGIAGCMPVLIGWSAVKNEVSWAAVILFLVIFFWTPPHYWPLSMKVKDDYARVGVPMLPVVAGNRVVARQIVLYSWVMVAVSLLLTPLGYTGWFYTSVALLAGGWWLWEAHALHARAKSGVTGAKLKEMRLFHWSITYVSLLFVAVAVDPFLR, from the coding sequence GTGACGGCCGTCGAATCCCGTCCAGCGGGGGTGCTCGGTACCCCTTCCGGTCACCGGCCGTTCGGGGCCCGGGCCATGGCCTTCGTGGCGTTGACGAAGCCGCGGATCATCGAGCTGCTGCTCATCACGACCGTGCCGGTGATGTTCCTCGCCGAGCAGGGCGTGCCGTCTTTGTGGCTGGTCCTCGTGACCTGCTTCGGCGGTTACCTGTCCGCGGGCGGCGCGAACGCGCTGAACATGTACATCGACCGCGACATCGACGCGCTGATGGACCGGACCTCGCAGCGCCCGCTGGTGACCGGCATGGTCAGCCCGCGCGAATGCCTGGTCTTCGGCATCTCGCTCGGGGTGGTCTCCACCCTCTTCTTCGGGCTGCTCGTCAACTGGCTGTCCGCCGCGCTCTCGCTCGGCGCGCTCCTCTTCTACGTCGTGGTCTACACGATGCTGCTGAAGCGGCGCACCTCGCAGAACATCGTGTGGGGCGGGATCGCGGGCTGCATGCCGGTGCTCATCGGCTGGTCGGCGGTCAAGAACGAGGTCTCCTGGGCCGCGGTCATCCTCTTCCTCGTCATCTTCTTCTGGACGCCGCCGCACTACTGGCCGCTGTCGATGAAGGTGAAGGACGACTACGCGCGGGTCGGCGTGCCGATGCTGCCGGTGGTCGCGGGCAACCGGGTCGTGGCGCGGCAGATCGTCCTCTACAGCTGGGTGATGGTGGCGGTCTCGCTGCTGCTGACCCCGCTGGGCTACACGGGGTGGTTCTACACCTCGGTGGCGCTGCTGGCCGGTGGCTGGTGGCTGTGGGAGGCGCACGCGCTGCACGCCCGGGCCAAGTCCGGGGTGACGGGCGCGAAGCTCAAGGAGATGCGGCTGTTCCACTGGTCGATCACCTATGTGTCCTTGTTGTTCGTGGCGGTCGCCGTGGATCCCTTCCTCCGCTGA
- a CDS encoding amidohydrolase family protein: MIETPPLVDQYCHGVLRTELGLGTFEARLGRSVGPAAAGTTFFDTQAGFAVRRWCPPLLGLEPHCPPAHYLARRRELGVVESGRRLLRGAGTGTYLVDTGAPGDLTGPKELALAGDAEAYESVRLELLAENVADTSGTAEGFLANLAEAVQHAAAGAVAFTAGAGEGTGAGAGYGAVLAFAPAPPGPDEVRDAAARWLARRAKGGPVRDPVLVRHLLWSAVESGLPLQLHTGAGDPRERPDRGDPALLTDFVRATAGVGGDLVLLHGYPYHRQAAQLAAAFPHVYADLGPALARTGARADAVLAELLELAPFGKLLFSSGGHELPELHVVAARVFREALGRVLGGWVADGAWSWRDAERVAALLAAGNARRVYRLDEP; encoded by the coding sequence ATGATCGAAACGCCGCCCCTGGTGGACCAGTACTGCCACGGAGTGCTCCGTACGGAGCTCGGCCTCGGCACCTTCGAGGCCCGGCTGGGCCGGTCGGTGGGGCCGGCCGCCGCCGGGACCACCTTCTTCGACACGCAGGCCGGATTCGCCGTGCGCCGCTGGTGCCCGCCGCTGCTCGGGCTGGAGCCGCACTGTCCGCCCGCCCACTACCTGGCCCGGCGCCGCGAGCTGGGCGTCGTGGAGTCGGGGCGGCGGCTGCTCCGCGGTGCGGGGACCGGTACCTACCTCGTCGACACCGGCGCGCCGGGGGACCTGACCGGCCCCAAGGAACTCGCGCTGGCCGGGGACGCCGAGGCGTACGAGAGCGTCCGGCTGGAGTTACTGGCCGAGAACGTCGCCGACACTTCCGGCACCGCCGAGGGGTTCCTCGCCAACCTCGCCGAGGCGGTCCAGCACGCGGCCGCCGGAGCCGTGGCCTTCACCGCGGGCGCGGGCGAGGGCACCGGCGCGGGGGCCGGTTACGGCGCGGTGCTGGCGTTCGCGCCCGCGCCCCCCGGCCCCGACGAGGTGCGCGACGCGGCGGCGCGGTGGCTGGCCCGGCGGGCCAAGGGCGGGCCGGTGCGGGACCCCGTACTCGTACGGCACCTGCTGTGGAGCGCCGTCGAGTCGGGGCTGCCGCTCCAGCTGCACACCGGCGCGGGGGACCCGCGGGAGCGGCCGGACCGGGGCGATCCGGCCCTGCTGACGGACTTCGTCCGGGCGACGGCGGGCGTGGGCGGCGACCTGGTCCTGCTGCACGGGTACCCGTACCACCGGCAGGCCGCGCAGCTGGCGGCCGCCTTCCCGCACGTGTACGCCGACCTCGGCCCGGCCCTCGCCCGGACCGGGGCGCGCGCCGACGCGGTGCTGGCGGAACTGCTGGAACTGGCACCGTTCGGCAAGCTGCTGTTCTCCAGCGGCGGCCACGAGCTGCCGGAGCTGCACGTGGTCGCGGCCAGGGTGTTCCGGGAGGCGCTGGGCCGGGTGCTGGGCGGCTGGGTCGCCGACGGGGCCTGGTCCTGGCGGGACGCGGAGCGGGTGGCGGCCCTGCTCGCGGCGGGCAACGCCCGCCGCGTCTACCGGCTGGACGAGCCTTAG